The following coding sequences lie in one Pseudorca crassidens isolate mPseCra1 chromosome 2, mPseCra1.hap1, whole genome shotgun sequence genomic window:
- the LOC137212526 gene encoding LOW QUALITY PROTEIN: interferon-induced protein 44-like (The sequence of the model RefSeq protein was modified relative to this genomic sequence to represent the inferred CDS: inserted 1 base in 1 codon; substituted 1 base at 1 genomic stop codon), translating to MRDILLLALEDSVATMSCKPQMSYVQAANPSPLPALRLKPKPEPQLAAPPAPAGEQTSLSGWLKENLLSAIRTSEPYGGLVHQIRILLLGPIGAGKSSFFNSVNSVFRGRVTNQALVGSKTTAVSENYRTYFIKDGKDGNTRPFILCDSMGLSEKEEGLCMDDIPYILEGXIPDRYQLEAVHRELGFXSSDIFVVSNYTSEWELEPVMDVLNLSALRQMLWAADDFLEDLPLEETSRCF from the exons gctatgttcaagccgccaaccccagtcctctccctgcgctccgtctgAAACCGAAACCCGaacctcagctcgcagccccgcccgccccggcgggtgagcagacaagcctctcgggctg GCTCAAGGAGAACTTATTGTCTGCTATAAGAACTTCCGAACCATATGGAGGCCTGGTTCACCAAATACGAATTCTGCTTTTGGGTCCAATTGGAGCTGGGAAGTCTAGCTTTTTCAACTCAGTGAACTCTGTTTTCCGAGGCCGTGTAACAAACCAGGCCTTGGTGGGGTCTAAGACAACTGCGGTATCTGAAAAC tACAGAACATATTTCATTAAGGATGGGAAGGATGGCAACACCCGGCCATTTATTCTGTGTGACTCAATGGGGCTGAGTGAGAAAGAAGAAGGGTTGTGCATGGATGACATACCCTATATCTTAGAAGGCTGAATTCCTGACAGATACCAG CTAGAGGCAGTTCACAGAGAACTTGGAT GTTCTTCTGACATCTTTGTGGTTAGTAATTATACGTCAGAGTGGGAGCTGGAGCCTGTCATGGACGTTCTGAACCTCTCTGCATTGAGACAGATGCTGTGGGCTGCAGATGACTTCTTAGAGGATTTGCCTCTTGAGGAAACAAGTAGATGTTTTTGA